One genomic region from Candidatus Thermoplasmatota archaeon encodes:
- the purN gene encoding phosphoribosylglycinamide formyltransferase — MVKKIRVGVLASGTGTDLQSIIDASEQHMIDATVVCVVSDKKNAFALQRAKKHNIPGFFIDPTKKTRFEHEEEINKILLDYKVDLVVGAGYMRLLSSQFVRKWFGKLINIHPALLPSFKGTNGQKDALDYGVKITGCTTHFMDEEMDHGPIILQAAVKVLADDTRDTLAARILEVEHQILPRTIQLYAEDRLKINGRKVEILPGESWCKLHRCIPDVLYSEGY; from the coding sequence ATGGTAAAAAAAATTCGTGTTGGTGTTCTTGCCTCAGGTACAGGTACTGATTTGCAGAGTATCATAGATGCCTCTGAGCAACATATGATTGATGCAACGGTGGTCTGTGTGGTGAGTGATAAGAAGAATGCGTTTGCACTTCAACGTGCAAAAAAGCATAATATTCCTGGTTTTTTTATTGATCCGACGAAGAAAACACGGTTTGAACATGAAGAGGAAATCAATAAAATATTATTAGATTATAAGGTTGATTTGGTGGTTGGTGCGGGATATATGCGGTTGTTGTCTTCTCAGTTTGTTCGGAAATGGTTTGGAAAACTCATCAATATTCACCCTGCGCTACTCCCTTCATTTAAAGGGACTAACGGTCAAAAAGATGCTCTAGACTATGGAGTAAAGATCACAGGGTGTACCACGCATTTCATGGATGAGGAGATGGATCATGGTCCGATTATCCTGCAAGCAGCTGTAAAAGTATTAGCTGATGATACTCGAGATACACTTGCTGCTCGAATCCTAGAGGTGGAACATCAGATTCTCCCCAGGACAATTCAGCTGTATGCTGAAGATCGGTTAAAAATCAACGGTCGGAAAGTTGAGATTCTTCCGGGTGAATCCTGGTGTAAGCTCCATCGTTGTATCCCAGATGTTCTTTATTCAGAAGGTTATTAG